From Saccopteryx leptura isolate mSacLep1 chromosome 3, mSacLep1_pri_phased_curated, whole genome shotgun sequence, one genomic window encodes:
- the LOC136398593 gene encoding LOW QUALITY PROTEIN: gasdermin-C-like (The sequence of the model RefSeq protein was modified relative to this genomic sequence to represent the inferred CDS: substituted 1 base at 1 genomic stop codon), with translation MSSMFERATRGLVKEIGDKELKPVKCLLSATKICRFSIVARKKARSLFWELPDIPLDVSLLHILEPRTSVPDTSVKTTILFSDTVVKKQQAGGSVDAGADVSFSGEATQKLRDPEPSFLGQSRRAATNLYVVTETVELLNSPELKDLSSQISLGKFSIPLKIFVEGEGQGSGHKVREKKLTVPQGSVVAYKRKQLVFKGKGWGEQRLEQAGIVHIAMDDKQKTFLEVKDVVPISQSDFKHLQEEVFMTIKQAQLSKDAXNTVFSNIRVMLGDREALQDLMDMLKQEPLGHLSVSGGIILNELRKNLDCHWSKSEDFILYLLEAIMVLSDIQHDLLAYSMEEVLSQQRDLVRNILEPNFLCSGSVPFTLNSELLAPLQGESLSITYGLLAECGLKRELNSPTSAWEPEAKEPLCALYGALCTLQHLVVSCMPPGGQSGEFAQ, from the exons ATGTCCTCCATGTTTGAGAGAGCTACCCGGGGTCTGGTCAAGGAGATTGGAGACAAAGAACTGAAGCCTGTCAAATGCTTGCTGAGTGCCACCAAAATATGCCGGTTTTCCATAGTAGCGAGGAAGAAGGCTCGCTCACTGTTCTGGGAACTACCTGACATTCCACTTGACGTCTCCCTCTTGCACATCCTCGAACCAAGAACTTCAGTCCCAG ATACTTCTGTGAAAACTACCATCCTCTTCAGTGACACTGTGGTCAAGAAGCAGCAGGCAGGTGGCAGTGTGGATGCTGGGGCAGATGTGAGCTTCTCAGGGGAGGCTACTCA gaaACTGAGGGACCCAGAGCCATCATTTCTGGGGCAGTCCCGAAGAGCAGCGACGAACCTGTATGTGGTGACGGAGACCGTGGAACTGCTCAACAGTCCTGAGCTGAAAGATCTCAGCAGTCAAATTTCCTTGGGGAAATTCTCCATCCCCCTGAAAATTTTTGTCGAG GGTGAAGGACAGGGCAGTGGTCacaaagtgagagagaagaagcTGACGGTGCCGCAGGGCTCGGTGGTGGCCTACAAGAGGAAGCAGCTGGTGTTCAAGGGGAAAGGCTGGGGTGAGCAGAGGCTGGAGCAGGCAG GCATTGTTCACATTGCAATGGATGATAAGCAGAAAACCTTCCTAGAAG tAAAAGATGTGGTGCCAATTTCTCAGAGTG ATTTCAAGCACCTACAAGAGGAGGTTTTCATGACAATAAAACAGGCTCAGCTCTCAAAGGACGCTTGAAACACTGTGTTTTCCAACATCCGGGTCATGCTTGGGGACCGAGAGGCTCTTCAGGACCTTATGGACATG CTTAAACAGGAACCTTTGGGTCATTTGAGTGTCTCTGGTGGCATTATACTAAATGAACTGCGAAAGAACTTAGACTGTCACTGGAGCAAGTCAGAGGACTTTATCCTTTACCTGCTTGAAGCCATAATGG TGCTGAGTGACATCCAACATGATCTGCTGGCCTATTCCATGGAGGAGGTCCTCTCCCAACAGCGGGACCTG GTGCGGAACATCCTGGAGCCCAACTTCCTATGCTCTGGGAGCGTCCCCTTCACCCTCAACTCTGAGCTCCTGGCCCCGCTCCAGGGGGAGAGTTTGTCCATAACCTATGGCCTGCTGGCCGAGTGTGGCCTGAAGAGGGAGCTGAACAGCCCCACGTCAGCCTGGgagccagaagccaaggagccccTGTGCGCCCTGTATGGGGCCCTCTGCACTCTGCAGCATCTGGTCGTGTCCTgtatgccccctggtgggcagtccGGGGAGTTTGCCCAGTGA